The Theobroma cacao cultivar B97-61/B2 chromosome 2, Criollo_cocoa_genome_V2, whole genome shotgun sequence genome includes the window GTATCGCCACAAAAAAAATATCCAGGGAGTTGCAAGACACAAACATCAAGGCTCTTAGATGGAGAAGCTAAACCTGACTATCTCTGGTCATCTGAGGCCTAGATGGTTTCATAGAAAATTTAAGCCAAAGGATTAGAAATTCATCATTgtagataaaaaatttacagACTTACCTCAACTGGTTCCTTCAGTACTGTCCTTGGAGTCCAAAGATTTTCCAAATTGTAATAAGCCCTCGCCTTCTCGTCGAGAGCATGAACTATCACCCTGcctaaagaaaagaaacacccccagaaaaataaattacaaaaaaaaaatgcgtACAATTTGCAAGAAACTTGCAAGAATATCTAGAATTAGATACTATCATTCTGGAAGATTTTGCCAGAACTTTGGCTTTAATGCGAAACTGCTAACCCCGTGTATGTGCTTAAGCGTCAAGAAATACTCTCATAGGAGATCAATTCCTTTGAAGTAGCATAGAGAATAACCCCTAGATACCACAATCTATTACACGTTCCATCTCTCCTTTCCAAGAAAGGAAGTATGGCTTGTCCTATTATCTTTATGCCAACTGTATGGAAATCAATCACACCATTATGACAGAAAAAACTTGACCAGCTATAGTTTGCCTCAACAACAAATGAATTACTACAATAGATAgcaattgattaaaaattacattttgttTATTGGCTTCAgtgatatttttacttttttgtaaTCAGAAAGCAACAGAAGCAAATTGCAGACATTCTATGTGACATTCTCATTATTGCCAAAAGTAATTACCAGCACTATTTTGGAAACCTTACATTTCATATGGGAATGTACATATCACACAACACCATACAAAGCATGCAAAGAAATGATTGACAAACAACAGAATTAACAAAAGTAGGGAATGCAGCACGAACCAGAGTCAACAACGATCCATTTTCCCGTCTCTTGTCCTTGCACACTGGGTAGAACCAACCGCTTAGCTCCTTTTTGCTTCTGCTTAACCTGTTCTAGCAAATAAACATAACTAATGAGCTTCGTCATACACATAACATACATATTAACAAATGAACAGCTATCACCTCCACATAATCACTAATAAGAAAGAGagtaatttttctaaaatttatcGAGGAAACTGgggaataaaagaaaattgtgctggaaaaagaaaaaaaaaaagaacaaagaagcGTGCCTTGTAAATTAGGGCTTGAGCGATGTTCTTAATGTGCCACGTGGACCTACCGGTGGCAATCACCATGAAATCGGCCCAATCGCATTGGTTGCCCACCGGAATTACTGTCACGTCATCTGCTCTCACATCGCTCAGAACCTTCTCCACCTCTTGCAGGCTGAGCAACTCTTTACCACTGCTCTCCGCGCTCGACGAAGAGAACGTCCGATTTAAACCTGAAAACCCTAGCTTCCACGATCGATCAGTGAGAGAAGATGAAGGCAAGGATGTTGCAGATAGATGTAGACATCTGGATCTTAAAGCCGCCCACATCAGATCGCACTTCCTGAAGTTTCCGAATCAACTCGCCACTTGGTCGAGCTAGTGCATCCGCATAGCCTAAAATCCCAGCATTTCTTATGAAATCTGGACCTCACGACGTCGTTTTAGTTATTGCTCCTAAAGCGATGTTGAAACGCAAGCGTTGTGAGCGCCGATGATACGATGGGAATAAGGTGTTTCGCACCTCAGGTCTCGGGGTTCGGTTGGCTGCTGAGAGAACGACACGTGCATGGTATGACTTTTAGGTCTTTACCAAATTACCGTGACTTTAGTCAGCTGTTGCATGATGCGTATTTAACTTTTGAGGGACACCCTACCTCAAAAAGGTAAACTCCGACATGATTAATAGCTTAATGGGCTTTAATTACCGTCGGATCTACGTTAAAGTACGATCTGACTAAGGAGCAAAACGTCAATCTCACGCCACGTGTGTTGGGAGAGAGACTTGAGTCCAACTTGGCCTTTTTGTAGCTGCAATTAGAGGAACCGAAACCCACGAGCCTCACGTGCACCACGAAAAGCAAACTGGGAATTCAACGAGacgagaaaataattttaagtaaaaaattacaGTTTCTACTCGCCAAAGTAGTTGCAAATTGAACAGTATCAAAACGGATTAAGcataactttaaatttttaattttaataataaagaaaCCTAAGAATTAAGATAAACTACTTCAGTGTTTTTGacttcttttttaaatttcacaacaatttaaaatatacaaataaaatgataaaaaaatgtgTGCTACGTTCCGGGggtttaatatattttttttattatcttaggtTGGGTGTGCTGATTCAATTGATTCCGTTTTGTATACTTAATTGATTGCTTTAAGGAAAAACAATTGCTGTATTACATAGCGAGTTTGTACTGGATTtgcaaatatttaaatgagttTCAACTTAGGATTATTATTGTTATCCTCTAACTTATAGAtactttcttattttattgcCAATCCAACTACATATGATTCTTTTTCTCAACCTAATTCGAAAACCGGCACTGATTTTTTGATGTACTAAAATTCACGCAAATATTCTACTACTATCATGTAGTTATGTACCAATGACACAtgtacataaaaaaaaagtatgaaaatatgaatattatatTAGTTTATATGCAATCATAATTATTGGTGAGTTTGGGATTGCCCTTCAAGGTCACCTCATCAACATTTAGTCTATAGATTGTTCGGGAATCCTAGCTAAAAACCCAATTGTCAACAATCCAAATGATGGGTTGACAATAATTAAGCCTAATTGATAGCACACCCCTAATAAGACCTACTACAACTCATCTAACGTGAGTTGTGTCTCAAAAGAAGTTTCTGAAAATTGACAAATGCTTTCATGCATTATTTTAATGTTGAGATGCCCtttttgtaaaagaaaaataaaattattattgaaaacCATCCCTTTGATGGATAGGAAAAGAGTAGTTATCATTGGTTCATCGTGACGAAGCCTTTTAAGTTTACTCCTACACCTACCAATAACAACGACATCATTCTAAATCtaaaatctttccaacagTGGCCGTACCTAATCATGACCTTGATTGTCATTTTTTGGCTTTCTCGTACTCTTTTGGCTAATGCCTGCCTATATTTTTATGCTTctgtcttttctttcttttatttttaatttattacgCCTATGATATAATCTTGTTGTATGCAAGTTTATACAAGGATACAAAACCTATCCTGTACTAACTATATTAACAAACTTTCTATCTAAAAccgaaattttaaaatcaatttttaaaaaaattattttaaggaTTATATTATCATACACAACTGTAGTTTTTTCATGTAAAAAAGTACACACTTGCCCTATGTCCATTTAacgaaaaataagaaaacgaATAAAAATTGGTAtcaaactaaaataataaataaatcaactaaTTAACAAACTAATATAAAGTTAGATTATATGCATGAATAGTTACGAATAAATCAACATAAGATCTATCaccttaagaaaaaagaatatacAAATTTTCGACATGGAATCGATATTTCTAAAACGAAAAAAGTCATATTGGTACATGATTTTGACAATTCAAATCGATCTGTTGAACCAGCATTCAATAAACAATATATGGTGACAGAAGCCAATTAAATTTGTACCTTCCATATAATTTATGAGATGTCCAATTGTTGCCTAAATCAATGTCATGCTGTTGGACATAAACCCATGCTGCTTTTACTCAAAGGGGATccataaaatagaataaaataaaataaattcaggTAGAAATCTAAATGgaagattttattttgatcCATATTTGCTAATTTTATAATGAGTatgattgaaatgaaatggGAAGTGATAGCCAGAGGACAGCTCTGCCCTGCTAAGCGCAGTCACTGTTACACATATGGGTTAAATGTGACGTCGTATTTAGcattaaatcattttaattacacaaaaaaagaaaaggaaattcgctgtttttcttttgtttttatccCTCAAAACGAAGGAGGATTTGATAATTTACCCTCGCGTAACCGCCAAGAGAAGAAAACGTGGAGAAAGAAATGGCTGCGGTGAGGAAAAAACAGGTCCAATTAATGGCTGCCCCGTACGGATGGTCGACGAATTCCAACGGCTACTTACAGTATTATCTAGTCCACTGTAATTACCACACACGCTCAAACTAAACCAGTAAAACAAAAGTTTAATCGAAGATAATTAAAGCTTAAAAGAGgattaaaaaagaagaaaagaaaaagaaaaaccgagagaaaggaataaaaattaaagaaaaaagaaaaaagaaaataatcacagagcagagagagagagagagagacaaaagAAAGCGAAAGCTTGCTGCGGAGGAAAGAAGCAAATCTGAACAACAGCCCAAcacaataaacaaaaaaaaaaggaagagagagcaAAGGTAGGGTAGTTATTTTACTCTCTTCGAAATTCCACATTCTCTCAGTTTCTCGGAGGAGAGAGAAATGCGAGAAAATTTAAGGTGTCTCCGTTCGAAACCGGTCGGCCTCTGCTTTATGTCACCGATCTGAGCTGTGCAGCTCTCCTTTtctcaaagaagaaaaagtcattAAATGCTATTAGATCCAGGTGTCTCATTCAACACCCTTCGCATTGTAATTGGCATTTAAGCTCCATTTTATCTCTTCCAATTTGAGATCTCAATCGCAATCAAAACGAACTTCGTTTTTCCGCtggagattttttttttcttttcactcGGGTATTCTTTGGTAAGTCAAAAGGCACTTGACGTGTACTTCGAAAGTGGTGAATTAATTTCCGCACTCTAATTTGGAGCAGCGCTGGAAGGCTTGGTTTAGCGGTTACTGGTGGctgtaaaattttgagttttgactTAGGGTTTGTTCAATGAAGGTATTTTCACTGTTAAATTGATGGAAATCTAGGATTTGGAGGTTTTGTTACGTTATGAGTATCTTAATTTGGTTCTCGTTCTTCAGTTATTGGGGCTGAAGCTCTACTTTCGGAATGTACGGTTATTTCTgttattctcaaaattttgacaattgATAAGGATTTTCTATCAGGTATTGTATTTTAACGTCATTTGGAAGTTGATTGCATTAGTTCATTGAACTCAAAAAGGTAGCGAATTGGGAATAATGGGGCAGGATGGTTGCTGAATATCTATATATGTGGAGAGATTGCGGTGATTGTTTTGTAAGGGTAGATTAGGCCAGCAGGGATGCCTCCTTCTCCAGCATTGAGATACTCTCCGGGAAGGGAGCTGAGAGGGGAAAACCACAAACGTGGGCGAAGTTTGGAGAGTGGGTTGATTgtaagagagaaagatgatGACCTTGCTTTATTCAATGAAATGCAGTCCAAAGAAAGGGAGAATTTCTTGCTTCAGGCTTCGGAAGATTTTGAAGACACATTTTGTAATTTTCTGCTCTGACTTTTCATTTCAGTTATTTGGGTTTATTTGCCCGTGAATTAGGGAAGGTAGATTAGTGTCTGCAGACTAACGTTactgtttgttttctttggttttgAATTATCATTTACAGCTACAAAACTGAAACATTTTTCAGATCTCAAGCTTGGAATCTCCATTCCTGTTCGAGGAGAGAGTAGTGAACTGCTTACTGCAGATGAGGAGAAAAATGACTATGAATGGTACGTTGTGGATTCCTCTTCAAGATTTTTGAACTTCTTATTTTTAGAACCCTGAactgaaaaacaaatttttggtTGGAAATTCAGCAGACATAATCTTGCATATAGATTGGTACTGCCCATGTTCAGTGTATATCGGAATAAGTCATTGCCAAAGGAAGCAATATTATTATGTGGtcattttatttcattcatCTGGTGTATAATGCTATTGAGCTGTTATCAATACTTTTCCAAGTTTTTGGTTCTGACAAAGTGTCCATCTTGGGGATTTTGAAGGTTATTAACTCCACCTGACACccctctttttccttccttggACGATGAGCCACCACCAGCTAATGTTGCCCGCAGGGGTAGACCTCGGACTCAACCCATTGCCATATCAAGATCATCAACAGTAGGTTATTGTTATTAGTCTTATGGAATGAAACTGTATATTAATGTAACCTGTTCATTAACATTCTTTCTGGGTTTTCTATTGAAACTCATAGCTTACTCTTTTAAATCTCTGCCCATTATCCTCTATGAAAAATGTGCATCAATATGCAGATGGACAAGGGTTACAGAAGCAGTAGGGTTAGTGCAAGTCCAAATCGTTTAAGTCCATCACCTCGCTCTGGGAATAGTACATTACAGTCTAGGGGAAGGCCATCTTCAGCACCTCAGTCCAGTCCAATACGGCCAGCTACTCCAGCCCGGAGACCATCTCCTCCTCCGAGTAAAAGTTCCACACCTGCTCGAAGGTCTTCTACACCAACTCCTCGAAGGACAAGCACGGGCTCTAGTGGTACTGTGGCCGCATCAGGGGTAAGGGGAACTTCTCCTATAAGGACAAGTAGGGGGAACTCTGCATCACCAAAAATAAGGGCATGGCAGTCAAATATCCCAGGTTTCTCCTTAGAGGCACCACCTAATCTTCGTACTTCTCTGGCTGATCGACCTGCATCATATGTGAGGGGTTCCTCACCTGCATCTAGAAATGGCCGAGATGCAAGATTTGGCAGGCAATCGATGTCCCCGACTGCCTCTAGAAGTGCCAGTTCATCTCGTAGTCACGACCGAGACCAATTTAGTTCATACAGTAAAGGTTCCGTAGCATCATCTGGTGATGATGACGTAGACTCTTTACAATCTATTCCTCTTGGTGGATCAAGGCATTCAGTTGCAAGGAGGCTTGGTCCATTCCCAAATAACAAGGCTCCGACCTTTAACAAAAAATCAGCTAGGGTGTTATCGCCAAGTTCTGCTCCAAAACGATCCTTTGACTCTGCACTTCGTCAAGTGgtattttattacttttcttTTGGTCAATATACTTCAATTATGCTAGTTTGGTCTTTGTACAACTATTAAAATATAGGTagttaatttcttttacaatttcttttatataagTAGTTAATTTGTTTGCTCTATCAATTGCTTAGTTTTCTGAGTTTACCCTGCATTATCTGCTAGTAGTTTATTTAATTCCATTCTCACTGccattgaaaaaaaagaaattaaagaaaaaacaaattgtTTCTCTTCCATTCTTTTTTACCAACATGGTGTATTCTTAATCTACCCTGCATTATCTGCTACTAGTTAGTTAATTCCATTCTCACTGCCATCcagaaaaggaaattaaagaaaaagcaaagtgTTTCTTTCCATTCCCTTTTACCAATGCGGTACAGATTTAGACAGAGGTAATAATGGAAGAAGAGATACCAAAGGTCAACATTAGTACTTAACTGTCTTTTCATATTCATCAGAGTGTAAACCTGTGGTTAATTCTCTCATAAGAATATTCTCaaattgttatattttttaatacaatGCTGTATATCTAGAGGTGGCAACTGTGATGGTTTAGATTACAATTAGGTGTTTGATGTGCTCCTGCTATTTAGTGAGAATTGTGCATGGCAATTGTATTCGGACTCAAGTGCTGAAGTCTATCATGACAATGAAGTTTTTGGTTGAATAACTATTCAAAACTTCAgcatttaatattaatttggCTTGTTTTAAGTGGGAAAGAAAACTAAACTCTTGGagtttcctttttaatttaatgagtGCATTCTATAAATCACATCTTATATTTAAGTAAATTTTCAATGcaataagaatttttttgatgTGCTTTAATGCGTAGAATAACTCTATTACAAACTTTAGTCACTCTGCAAAGGCTATCTTTGCTAATtaagcaaaaataaattaaagagaGTTGTGGCAGAATTCATGCAGTGTCTTGTCCTCTTCCTTTCTCACATGTACATTTTCTCAATTAGAAGTGTTTGTGCATAATTAATGCAAATCAAAAGTGCCTGGTCATCAAAAGACATCTTACAGTTTATTATAATCAACATTTTCGTACAGGATAATCGAAAGAGTCCTCCAAATATGTTCAGACCTCTATTATCAAGTGTTCCAAGCACCACTTTCTATGTTGGGAAGGGAAGTTCTGCACATCGTTCTTTGATGTCAAGGAACTCATCTGTTACCACCAGCAGTAATGCAAGTTCTGAGCAAGGTACAAGCGCTGCACTTGATACTGAAGGAAGTGACAACCAACATGATGATATGGCGAGTGAATCCGGAAAGGGACCTTATGCCAATGTTCAAGAAGAAGTTTTTGCTTTCGATAAGATGGATGTCTTAAACAAGGATGCTAGCTATGAAAGATGTGATGGCTCGCTTAATATTCTTATTGTAGATGCTGGTAGAGACTCAGCTATTCAATGTGTCCCTGACCACTCTGAGGAGTTAAGTAACCATGGTCTTGAAGTGGAAATGAGTTCAACTTCTGATGCTCTATGTGACAGGGGTGATCTCTCAGAAGTTGATAGTTTTGAAAATACGAAAATTTGTTCTAAATGTGGTTGCAGGTATCGTGTTGTTGAACATGTTGAGGAGGAAATCAGTCTTTGCACAGATTGCAGTAGGCAAGGTGATATTGTGGCTGTTGACATTTCTGAGACAACAATAGTAACCTCCGAGAACTCCCCAGGGTTGTCTTTGAAACTTTCTGAAGAAGATAAACCATTTCATGAATTGGGAACCACGATGCCTCCATCCGATTTATTGATGGAAGTTACTGCTTCAGTCGAACCCTGTGTTTCTCAGCATGAAGAAAATATCAAGCAAAATGAAAACTTCTCTCGACAAAATTCTCTTGGAAGGTCTCTAGCAGAGGGAGGTGAGCAGAGGCTCGGTTACCAGCAAGAGAGGGACCAACCAACTGTTGGTTGTTCCCTACCTGATAGGGACACTGGAGGTCAGCAGTTGCAGTACTCTGATGAACATTCTGGTTTGAAGGTTAACACCTCAGAAGTTGCAGGCATTTCAGTGCTGTTAAAGAGGTCAAGTAGCAGCAAGGGACCTGTTGTTCAAGGTAGGACCTTTGCTACCATACCTTATGAAGATCTGTCTTATGCAAGAGACAGTTCTAACAGTTTCAGAAGCTCTGTCGGACATGGCAGTATCTCAGCATCATCCTCTGTTGATTTTAGCTCATCTAGACAAACAGATACACGTGTGCAACGGCAGTTAAGTGGTAGAAAATCGGACTTGGAGAATTACAGATATGACACGAATGCAAAGCCTCAAAGCTATGCTTTGTCTTTGTCTCGAAGTTCAAGCAATAATTACCAAGCTTTAAGTCTTGCAACAAGCACAAATGAAGAAAACTTTGAGGGTTCTGTTGGCAGTCTGAAATTTGATGAAGCAGAGGAAATAGCTGTAGTTTCTCAAGCCAAAGTGGTGGCTTCAGAAAATTCAGAAGCATATGTGTCTGATTCATCTTTCACTGGTGCTGCCATTCTCGAAAAAGATGGCATTGAATGGAATGAGTTTAGTAGAACAATGGATACCTTAAACTCAGAGCTTTTAGAGGACAATTCAGCAGCATCATTTCCTCCTTCTGAAGACTGTGTTTCATATGAAAATGGAGATGACTTACCAAGTAATACCAGGATTGTCTCTGGTGTTGAAGCATCAGCTATCACTGTAGATCCTACTATTGACGAACGTAGTATGCAGAATGCTACTCTGGATGGAGTAGACGTTGCTGAGGCTCCTGGCCTCAGCCCTTTGGCCACAATCTCAGAAATAGAAGTTGAGAATTCCTGTCAGAGTTCCTGCAGTTCTGAAATTGATTCATCTCCAACTTCTGAGAGAACCAAGAAGGGATCTGTGGACCTGTCAGTTGCCATACCTTCAGATGTGGATACTACAGCATCTGTTCAGGAGCATAACACATCAGATCATGCAGATGGCATTTTAGGTatgttattatttcattttacttGTTGTCTACTTTGGGGTTTCAACTTTCTTTGAAGTAAATTTTCACTTCCATTCCTGAGAATATGACAATTAccatttttaataaacaatttatGATGCAGCTATGTTTAATCCTCCATGAACTATCCATGCAACTCATTTAAAAGTTATCAATATCTATTTgttctttaattattattactttCTTGTAGTTTTATTGATAAGAGTAGTAAATAGCAGCAACAAGAGCTTTAAGTTCATCTCTTTTCGTAATCTGTTACCAATTTAGGTCTGAATGcatcaacaaaaatcaaaatatagaAGTTTAGTTTTACTTATATGTATTATGATATCAGAAAGAAATGAAGGTGAGATTTGGTGGAATTGGAATGAAATGATTggcctttttttcttctttttcttttgggatAAGGTCCAAATTTGCCACTCTACTTCGGGTGATAGATTTAAATTGACCACTCATCTTTGAATGGGTGCAATTTAAcattgtattttaatttggttCAAAAATGGTTAAAAGTTAACCGTACAAGGAATATCATGCCATTGGGAAGCAAAGGAATATTAAGATGCTGTTAATTTTTTACCATTTTTGAATCCAATTGAAGGTACAGCGTTAAAATTGCATCCACTCAAAGACCTCAAGTATAGTGGTAATTTTGCACCTTATTCCTTgtcttttgctcttttgaaCCATGACTCATGCATCCCTGCTGTTTCCTACTCAACCTGACACATCTACAACGATAAACTTTTAGATATGGCCAGATGATTAGTATATCCACGCTTACTGTCCCAGTGGCTTTTCATAGATAAGCAAGAATGTAGGAGTATCGGATGATTACTTTGTTCTTTATGGCCTTTCTAATAAAAGTTATGCTCTTGGGAAGCACCTGGTTTGAGGGTGGTTCTGGTTCCAGAACCTGTTTATTTTAGTTTGAGGTGTTTGTACCAAATTTGGATCAGCCAATTACTTACCAATTTTTGGAAAGCTGAAAATGAGACAATTTACCATTCGTATAATGGATGTGACTTGTGAGGATAGCCTGATTCCAAGCCCTGTTTGTTTGGAATGGAGTTTTTGTGGCTTCAATAAGAGATCTGAAGCTTGAAGTGTCCCAAGTTTAGTTTACCACCTAAGAATATGTTACCATTTCATGATCTGCTGAGAAACTACAGCTACCTTCAGAGAAATTACTTATGGAGCAGTTATTGCCAATAAGGTTTGTAATTGAAGTTTATCATTATTTACTAACTCATTTTTATCATGATCATAAAGTTGGGTATTCTTCCTCCTCACCCCCCAAAAAGGTGAAAAT containing:
- the LOC18609699 gene encoding uncharacterized protein LOC18609699 isoform X1 → MPPSPALRYSPGRELRGENHKRGRSLESGLIVREKDDDLALFNEMQSKERENFLLQASEDFEDTFSTKLKHFSDLKLGISIPVRGESSELLTADEEKNDYEWLLTPPDTPLFPSLDDEPPPANVARRGRPRTQPIAISRSSTMDKGYRSSRVSASPNRLSPSPRSGNSTLQSRGRPSSAPQSSPIRPATPARRPSPPPSKSSTPARRSSTPTPRRTSTGSSGTVAASGVRGTSPIRTSRGNSASPKIRAWQSNIPGFSLEAPPNLRTSLADRPASYVRGSSPASRNGRDARFGRQSMSPTASRSASSSRSHDRDQFSSYSKGSVASSGDDDVDSLQSIPLGGSRHSVARRLGPFPNNKAPTFNKKSARVLSPSSAPKRSFDSALRQVDNRKSPPNMFRPLLSSVPSTTFYVGKGSSAHRSLMSRNSSVTTSSNASSEQGTSAALDTEGSDNQHDDMASESGKGPYANVQEEVFAFDKMDVLNKDASYERCDGSLNILIVDAGRDSAIQCVPDHSEELSNHGLEVEMSSTSDALCDRGDLSEVDSFENTKICSKCGCRYRVVEHVEEEISLCTDCSRQGDIVAVDISETTIVTSENSPGLSLKLSEEDKPFHELGTTMPPSDLLMEVTASVEPCVSQHEENIKQNENFSRQNSLGRSLAEGGEQRLGYQQERDQPTVGCSLPDRDTGGQQLQYSDEHSGLKVNTSEVAGISVLLKRSSSSKGPVVQGRTFATIPYEDLSYARDSSNSFRSSVGHGSISASSSVDFSSSRQTDTRVQRQLSGRKSDLENYRYDTNAKPQSYALSLSRSSSNNYQALSLATSTNEENFEGSVGSLKFDEAEEIAVVSQAKVVASENSEAYVSDSSFTGAAILEKDGIEWNEFSRTMDTLNSELLEDNSAASFPPSEDCVSYENGDDLPSNTRIVSGVEASAITVDPTIDERSMQNATLDGVDVAEAPGLSPLATISEIEVENSCQSSCSSEIDSSPTSERTKKGSVDLSVAIPSDVDTTASVQEHNTSDHADGILEESTVLVECHRGSKSRSLTLEEATDTILFCSSIVHDLAYQAATIAIEKESSVPLDGSRPTVTILGKSTSDRKDLRGRTVGRRTSKSHKVRQRRVETDVKSPSTKTENDENADGSLIRNVGLPNKVDSMKPPKLESRCNCSIM
- the LOC18609699 gene encoding uncharacterized protein LOC18609699 isoform X2 — its product is MPPSPALRYSPGRELRGENHKRGRSLESGLIVREKDDDLALFNEMQSKERENFLLQASEDFEDTFYLKLGISIPVRGESSELLTADEEKNDYEWLLTPPDTPLFPSLDDEPPPANVARRGRPRTQPIAISRSSTMDKGYRSSRVSASPNRLSPSPRSGNSTLQSRGRPSSAPQSSPIRPATPARRPSPPPSKSSTPARRSSTPTPRRTSTGSSGTVAASGVRGTSPIRTSRGNSASPKIRAWQSNIPGFSLEAPPNLRTSLADRPASYVRGSSPASRNGRDARFGRQSMSPTASRSASSSRSHDRDQFSSYSKGSVASSGDDDVDSLQSIPLGGSRHSVARRLGPFPNNKAPTFNKKSARVLSPSSAPKRSFDSALRQVDNRKSPPNMFRPLLSSVPSTTFYVGKGSSAHRSLMSRNSSVTTSSNASSEQGTSAALDTEGSDNQHDDMASESGKGPYANVQEEVFAFDKMDVLNKDASYERCDGSLNILIVDAGRDSAIQCVPDHSEELSNHGLEVEMSSTSDALCDRGDLSEVDSFENTKICSKCGCRYRVVEHVEEEISLCTDCSRQGDIVAVDISETTIVTSENSPGLSLKLSEEDKPFHELGTTMPPSDLLMEVTASVEPCVSQHEENIKQNENFSRQNSLGRSLAEGGEQRLGYQQERDQPTVGCSLPDRDTGGQQLQYSDEHSGLKVNTSEVAGISVLLKRSSSSKGPVVQGRTFATIPYEDLSYARDSSNSFRSSVGHGSISASSSVDFSSSRQTDTRVQRQLSGRKSDLENYRYDTNAKPQSYALSLSRSSSNNYQALSLATSTNEENFEGSVGSLKFDEAEEIAVVSQAKVVASENSEAYVSDSSFTGAAILEKDGIEWNEFSRTMDTLNSELLEDNSAASFPPSEDCVSYENGDDLPSNTRIVSGVEASAITVDPTIDERSMQNATLDGVDVAEAPGLSPLATISEIEVENSCQSSCSSEIDSSPTSERTKKGSVDLSVAIPSDVDTTASVQEHNTSDHADGILEESTVLVECHRGSKSRSLTLEEATDTILFCSSIVHDLAYQAATIAIEKESSVPLDGSRPTVTILGKSTSDRKDLRGRTVGRRTSKSHKVRQRRVETDVKSPSTKTENDENADGSLIRNVGLPNKVDSMKPPKLESRCNCSIM
- the LOC18609698 gene encoding protein Iojap-related, mitochondrial isoform X2 gives rise to the protein MWAALRSRCLHLSATSLPSSSLTDRSWKLGFSGLNRTFSSSSAESSGKELLSLQEVEKVLSDVRADDVTVIPVGNQCDWADFMVIATGRSTWHIKNIAQALIYKVKQKQKGAKRLVLPSVQGQETGKWIVVDSGRVIVHALDEKARAYYNLENLWTPRTVLKEPVEASDDQR
- the LOC18609698 gene encoding protein Iojap-related, mitochondrial isoform X1, which gives rise to MWAALRSRCLHLSATSLPSSSLTDRSWKLGFSGLNRTFSSSSAESSGKELLSLQEVEKVLSDVRADDVTVIPVGNQCDWADFMVIATGRSTWHIKNIAQALIYKVKQKQKGAKRLVLPSVQGQETGKWIVVDSGRVIVHALDEKARAYYNLENLWTPRTVLKEPVEELTKAFVKVRRINNSKKPAQRSA